Proteins from a genomic interval of Candidatus Alcyoniella australis:
- a CDS encoding sigma-54 dependent transcriptional regulator → MERILVVDDELSMREFLTIMLHKEGYESGSASTGVEALQQLEAERGFDLMISDIRMPGMDGIELLKQAQRIAPDMGVILITAYASIDSAVEAMELGAYDYITKPFKVEEIRHVVRNALDKQRLMRENLLMRNELRSRYTFGSIVGASRQMLEIFDMLSRVAATRSSVLVEGESGTGKELVAKAIHHNSDRKDGPFVIINCGALPENLMESELFGHKKGSFTGAIANKLGLFKLADHGTVFLDEIGDLPLSLQVKLLRVLQEKIFFPVGSVEAESVDVRIISATNRDLSEMIKHEQFREDLYYRLNVIQICMPPLKQRREDIPVLANYFLDQYSKEFGKKIVRISAEAMKALEEYNFPGNVRELENIIERAVALEKSSVILLESLPPTVISAEANKQEPTQDQIVVPRIGDVQVDLEQLVGRFEKQLLIQALDKCDGVKIRAAELLNISLRSLRYRLEKYDLDTGDEN, encoded by the coding sequence ATGGAACGGATCCTGGTAGTCGACGACGAACTGAGCATGCGCGAGTTCCTGACGATCATGCTGCACAAAGAGGGCTACGAGAGCGGCTCGGCATCGACCGGTGTCGAGGCGCTGCAACAGCTCGAGGCGGAGCGCGGCTTCGACCTGATGATTTCCGACATCCGCATGCCCGGGATGGACGGCATCGAGCTGCTCAAGCAGGCCCAACGGATCGCGCCGGATATGGGCGTGATCCTGATCACCGCCTACGCCTCGATCGACTCGGCGGTGGAGGCGATGGAGCTGGGCGCCTACGACTACATTACCAAGCCGTTCAAGGTCGAGGAAATTCGCCACGTAGTGCGCAACGCGCTGGATAAGCAACGCCTGATGCGCGAGAACCTGCTGATGCGCAATGAGCTGCGCTCGCGCTACACCTTCGGTTCAATCGTTGGCGCCTCGCGGCAGATGCTCGAGATCTTCGATATGCTCAGCCGCGTGGCGGCCACGCGCTCCTCGGTGCTGGTCGAGGGCGAGAGCGGCACGGGCAAGGAGCTGGTCGCCAAGGCGATCCACCACAACTCCGATCGCAAAGACGGGCCGTTCGTCATTATCAACTGCGGCGCGCTTCCCGAAAACCTAATGGAGAGCGAGCTGTTCGGCCACAAAAAGGGTAGTTTCACCGGCGCGATCGCCAACAAGCTCGGCCTGTTCAAGCTCGCGGATCACGGCACGGTGTTCCTCGACGAGATCGGCGACCTGCCGCTGTCGCTGCAGGTCAAGCTGCTGCGCGTGCTGCAAGAGAAGATCTTCTTCCCCGTCGGATCGGTGGAAGCCGAATCGGTGGACGTGCGGATCATCTCCGCCACCAACCGCGACCTGAGCGAGATGATCAAGCACGAGCAGTTCCGCGAGGATCTGTACTATCGGCTCAACGTGATCCAGATCTGCATGCCGCCGCTCAAACAGCGGCGCGAAGACATCCCGGTGCTGGCCAATTACTTCCTCGACCAATACTCCAAGGAATTTGGCAAAAAAATCGTGCGCATCAGCGCCGAGGCGATGAAGGCCCTCGAGGAATACAACTTCCCGGGCAACGTGCGCGAGCTGGAAAACATCATCGAACGCGCCGTGGCCCTGGAAAAATCCAGCGTTATCCTGCTCGAGAGCCTGCCGCCCACGGTAATCAGCGCCGAGGCCAATAAACAAGAGCCGACTCAGGACCAGATCGTCGTTCCCAGGATCGGCGATGTACAGGTCGACCTGGAACAGCTCGTGGGCCGCTTCGAGAAACAGCTGCTGATCCAGGCTCTGGACAAATGCGATGGAGTAAAGATCCGAGCCGCGGAGCTGCTAAATATCTCGCTACGGTCGCTACGTTATCGCCTCGAGAAGTACGATCTGGACACCGGCGACGAGAACTAA
- a CDS encoding type II secretion system protein: MNRKGFTLIELMIVVAIIGILALIAIPNFMSLRARAYDASAVSAGRNARLAQEVYYQNSGGDQGGGYSNTIDGLLTIDPNLTDDGEVSWMFGATSASATGYTFTTWHPKGGGSTNVWED; the protein is encoded by the coding sequence ATGAACCGTAAGGGTTTCACGCTGATCGAGTTGATGATCGTTGTTGCGATCATCGGTATTCTGGCTCTGATTGCCATTCCTAACTTCATGAGCCTGCGCGCCCGTGCGTATGACGCCTCGGCCGTTTCGGCTGGCCGCAATGCCCGCCTTGCCCAGGAAGTCTACTACCAGAACAGTGGTGGTGACCAGGGTGGCGGTTACAGCAACACCATCGATGGCCTGCTGACCATCGACCCGAACCTGACCGACGACGGGGAAGTCAGCTGGATGTTCGGCGCCACCAGCGCCAGCGCCACCGGTTACACCTTCACCACCTGGCATCCGAAGGGTGGCGGCAGCACCAACGTTTGGGAAGACTAA
- a CDS encoding SDR family NAD(P)-dependent oxidoreductase, with protein MQIDGKWCFISGGTSGIGLGVARWCARHGANVLIFSVDDEQVFDRARSEIEQDRRSPPQRVETLRLDVSDDEAVRRELGRAVREFGAPYLLLNSAGIGGADYFEKIDARRFEAYLRINVLGTRNVVAAVIEAMKPGAGHIVNLGSIGGLIGVFGSTAYSASKFGVVGFSECLRAELKQYGINVCVLCPGAVDTPLWRTANQSRPKEQLALNRNAGTMTADQVADALFEELPKRRFLILPGRGAKLIHLVTRLAPGLREWIADRKVRRAQQEG; from the coding sequence ATGCAGATCGACGGCAAGTGGTGTTTTATCAGCGGCGGAACCAGCGGCATCGGCCTGGGCGTGGCTCGTTGGTGCGCGCGGCACGGCGCCAACGTCTTGATCTTCTCCGTGGACGACGAGCAGGTCTTTGACCGGGCGCGTAGCGAGATCGAGCAGGATCGGCGTTCGCCGCCGCAGCGCGTGGAGACGCTGCGGCTCGACGTGTCGGACGACGAGGCGGTGCGCCGCGAGCTGGGCCGCGCCGTGCGCGAGTTCGGAGCGCCCTACCTGCTGCTGAACTCGGCGGGGATCGGCGGCGCGGATTACTTCGAGAAAATCGACGCGCGGCGCTTCGAAGCCTATCTGCGGATCAACGTGCTGGGTACGCGCAACGTGGTCGCCGCGGTGATCGAGGCGATGAAGCCCGGCGCCGGACACATCGTCAATCTGGGCTCCATCGGCGGGCTGATCGGCGTCTTCGGCTCCACAGCCTACTCCGCGTCCAAATTCGGGGTGGTCGGATTCTCCGAGTGCCTGCGCGCCGAACTCAAGCAGTACGGGATCAACGTCTGCGTGCTCTGTCCCGGGGCCGTGGACACGCCGCTGTGGCGCACGGCCAACCAGTCGCGGCCCAAGGAGCAGCTTGCGCTCAACCGCAACGCGGGCACCATGACCGCCGACCAGGTGGCCGACGCGCTGTTTGAGGAGCTGCCCAAACGGCGCTTCCTGATCCTGCCCGGACGCGGCGCCAAGCTGATCCATCTGGTCACTCGCCTCGCGCCAGGTCTGCGCGAATGGATCGCCGACCGCAAGGTGCGCCGGGCTCAGCAGGAGGGCTGA
- a CDS encoding 50S ribosomal protein L11 methyltransferase translates to MELLEVTIELPQSPRDALLGLLEDLGFRGAQENERGLIIWLRAEDPTSRERLDRISDFLSDLREGDPSLRFNISCQNVTDRDWVEAVRRSFRPLQVSPRLAIRPSWIQYQVAPRSELLVIDPGMAFGTGGHESTRLMLRLLDERIARGDVTSVLDVGCGSGILSIACAKLGVARVDGCDTDPEAVSASRENAVANGVQVGWAGSIEEFPGPYDLVLANINHRVLAQLAPALAVRATRCLALSGLTREQIDPLLPRYIERGLIPDKRLFENEWSAVLLKRK, encoded by the coding sequence ATGGAACTTCTCGAGGTCACAATCGAGCTTCCCCAATCGCCGCGCGACGCATTGCTCGGGCTGCTTGAAGATCTGGGATTCCGCGGCGCACAGGAGAACGAGCGCGGGCTGATCATCTGGCTGCGCGCCGAGGACCCGACCAGCCGCGAGCGACTGGACCGCATCTCCGATTTTCTCAGCGACCTGCGCGAGGGCGACCCCTCGCTACGCTTCAACATCAGCTGCCAAAACGTCACTGACCGCGACTGGGTCGAGGCGGTGCGCCGCTCGTTTCGGCCGCTGCAGGTCTCGCCGCGGCTGGCGATCAGGCCCAGTTGGATCCAGTATCAGGTCGCGCCCCGATCCGAGCTGCTGGTGATCGATCCAGGCATGGCGTTTGGCACCGGCGGCCACGAGAGCACGCGGCTGATGCTGCGACTGCTCGACGAGCGCATCGCCCGCGGCGACGTGACCAGCGTGCTCGACGTGGGCTGCGGTTCGGGGATTCTCTCGATCGCCTGCGCCAAGCTCGGGGTCGCGCGCGTGGACGGCTGCGACACCGACCCCGAGGCCGTGAGCGCCAGCCGCGAGAACGCGGTTGCCAACGGGGTGCAGGTCGGATGGGCCGGGTCGATCGAAGAATTCCCCGGTCCCTACGACCTGGTGCTGGCCAACATCAATCACCGCGTGCTGGCCCAGCTGGCTCCCGCGCTGGCCGTGCGAGCAACCCGCTGTTTGGCGCTCTCGGGCCTGACCCGCGAACAGATCGATCCGCTGCTGCCGCGTTATATCGAGCGCGGGCTGATCCCGGACAAGCGGTTGTTCGAGAACGAGTGGTCCGCAGTGCTGCTCAAACGCAAGTGA
- a CDS encoding YncE family protein — MSKLRISLIAALLASMLLVGCATEDELQQDTGDLLDNPLSVVVFGRYALVVSANFDQSHAGEGTIMSIDLERLEQGKGAILDRIAGPAYMGRAVVDSAGEIAYVADRAGDQILLLDVSNPSDLRWIDLDTSDDNPSGIAAGREPFDLVLGPDEVYLYATNVSSGDLSIIDLGRRELARNMLLASGVVNLGIQPGSDYLYVTNKGLSAIVIFDVARNEFVTSFTISSGERTIGYDTRGIAFSPDGRWAYICSRVPDALLVIDTEKIPNQPDEAIWRIIPMWDSPSGVAVSADGSEIWVTNFDSECLIVVDAQTLDVIARIDVGRGPYDVALTAPDAEDGRFYALVPNFYAHSLSIVDSVARKQVGRIR, encoded by the coding sequence GTGAGCAAACTTAGAATTTCTCTGATAGCGGCGCTACTTGCGTCAATGCTGCTCGTCGGCTGCGCCACTGAAGACGAGCTGCAGCAAGACACCGGCGACCTGCTGGACAACCCGCTTTCCGTGGTTGTCTTCGGCAGGTACGCGCTGGTGGTCAGCGCCAACTTCGACCAGTCGCACGCGGGCGAGGGTACGATAATGTCCATCGACCTCGAGCGGCTCGAACAGGGCAAGGGAGCGATCCTCGACCGCATCGCGGGCCCGGCCTACATGGGGCGCGCGGTGGTCGACTCGGCCGGCGAGATCGCCTACGTGGCCGACCGGGCCGGCGACCAGATCCTGCTGCTCGACGTCTCGAACCCATCCGACCTGCGCTGGATCGACCTGGACACCTCGGACGACAACCCCTCGGGCATCGCGGCGGGCCGCGAGCCGTTCGACCTGGTGCTGGGCCCCGATGAGGTCTACCTCTATGCGACCAACGTCTCGTCGGGCGATTTGTCGATTATCGACTTGGGCCGACGCGAGCTGGCGCGCAACATGCTGCTGGCTTCGGGCGTGGTCAACCTCGGGATCCAGCCGGGCAGCGACTACCTCTACGTCACCAATAAGGGGCTTTCGGCGATAGTGATCTTCGACGTGGCGCGCAACGAGTTCGTCACCAGCTTCACGATCAGCAGCGGCGAGCGCACAATCGGCTACGACACCCGCGGCATCGCGTTCAGCCCCGACGGCCGCTGGGCCTATATCTGTTCGCGCGTGCCCGACGCGCTGCTGGTGATCGACACCGAGAAAATCCCCAACCAACCGGACGAGGCGATCTGGCGCATTATCCCGATGTGGGACAGCCCCTCGGGCGTGGCGGTCTCGGCCGACGGCTCCGAGATCTGGGTCACCAACTTCGACTCGGAATGCCTGATTGTGGTCGACGCCCAGACCCTGGACGTGATCGCCCGCATCGATGTGGGGCGCGGGCCCTACGACGTGGCGCTGACCGCGCCCGACGCCGAGGACGGCCGCTTCTACGCGCTGGTGCCCAACTTCTATGCGCACTCGCTCTCGATCGTCGACTCCGTGGCCCGCAAACAGGTGGGGAGGATCCGATGA
- a CDS encoding FAD-dependent oxidoreductase gives MRGQALVVGGGPSGLIAARQLALRGVQPLVLEAGSELGGALACTLVNNEPVERFYHHLLPADLQAVQLLRELELIDRLRWLPGNTALWDGRELYPLSGPLDLLRLPLLEPGQRLAALIGMLRARFEPPRQLLDRPLEQWVPLRLGPGAWKCLWRPLLEKRLGKNAGQLPASWLAWRLARRSSGGARLFGRYGVLDQGCDALVQRLAAHIKHLGGELRCAHPVTHICRIPHGWRAEGHWGRAEAESLVLALPPAALAAIKGDLPQRLRNAVASVPTLAAAVALVEAQEPFIGRYWTNSIDPQTLACGVVEHSALVGAARYGGTHLAYVPYYAQPDDRHLALPDEQLAKRLCDDLLRICPARPRITGARLFRQSQAHALRDAAFVRAIPELSRNFDGLVWASDALAWPDDRGLDACVIAAHTAVTALG, from the coding sequence GTGCGCGGCCAGGCGCTAGTGGTCGGCGGCGGCCCCAGCGGGCTGATCGCCGCGCGGCAGCTCGCTCTGCGCGGAGTGCAGCCGCTGGTGTTGGAAGCCGGGTCCGAGCTCGGCGGCGCGCTGGCCTGCACGTTGGTCAACAACGAGCCTGTGGAACGCTTCTACCACCACCTGCTTCCCGCCGACTTGCAGGCTGTCCAGTTGCTCCGCGAGCTGGAGCTGATCGATCGCCTGCGCTGGCTGCCGGGCAACACCGCACTCTGGGACGGCCGCGAGCTCTACCCGCTGAGCGGTCCGCTGGACCTGCTGCGTTTGCCGCTGCTCGAGCCGGGCCAACGGCTGGCCGCGCTGATCGGCATGCTGCGCGCGCGCTTCGAGCCGCCCCGGCAACTGCTCGACCGGCCGCTGGAGCAATGGGTTCCCTTGCGCCTGGGGCCCGGGGCCTGGAAATGCTTGTGGCGTCCGCTGCTGGAAAAACGGCTGGGCAAGAATGCCGGACAGCTCCCCGCCTCGTGGCTGGCCTGGCGTCTGGCCCGACGCTCCTCGGGCGGGGCGCGGCTCTTTGGCCGCTACGGCGTGCTCGACCAGGGTTGTGACGCACTGGTCCAACGTCTGGCCGCCCACATCAAGCACCTCGGCGGCGAACTGCGCTGCGCTCATCCGGTGACGCACATTTGCCGGATACCCCACGGCTGGCGCGCAGAGGGGCACTGGGGACGGGCCGAGGCCGAATCGCTGGTGCTGGCGCTCCCGCCCGCGGCCCTGGCCGCGATCAAGGGCGACCTACCCCAGCGGCTGCGAAACGCCGTAGCGTCCGTACCGACCCTGGCCGCGGCCGTGGCCCTGGTCGAGGCCCAAGAGCCGTTCATCGGCCGCTACTGGACCAACTCGATCGATCCGCAGACCCTGGCCTGCGGCGTCGTGGAGCACAGCGCGCTGGTGGGCGCCGCACGCTACGGCGGGACCCACCTGGCGTACGTGCCGTACTACGCGCAGCCCGACGACCGGCATCTGGCCCTGCCCGACGAGCAGCTCGCCAAACGGCTTTGCGACGATCTGCTGCGGATCTGTCCGGCCCGGCCGCGCATCACGGGCGCGCGGCTGTTCCGTCAATCCCAGGCCCACGCCCTGCGCGATGCAGCTTTCGTCCGCGCAATCCCCGAGCTGAGCCGCAATTTCGACGGCCTGGTCTGGGCCTCGGACGCCCTGGCCTGGCCCGACGACCGCGGCCTGGACGCCTGCGTCATCGCGGCCCACACCGCAGTGACAGCGCTGGGGTAA
- a CDS encoding NAD(P)-dependent oxidoreductase, giving the protein MTTSYGFVGLGLMGAPMAARLLDAGYGLKVFNRNVERTQPLVARGAQAVKRPVQVAQGSDAVFMMVSDATACNDMLFGHGGLIEATDDLLVVNMSTIGPEQSREMATELNRQGKQYLEAPVTGSTPQAEAGELIVFAGGDAADLERVREPLTKMAQRIEHLGPLGHGTAVKLINNMVLGVHVQAMAEALAVAKSFGLEPQKMLDLLEQGAAFSRIQQIKGPSALAGDFAPRFPLKHQLKDLKLADEWTRTMEVPTPLVAAAAWTFERAERDGLGDEDMSAICRYLMLD; this is encoded by the coding sequence ATGACTACGAGCTACGGTTTCGTCGGGTTGGGATTGATGGGCGCGCCGATGGCGGCCAGGCTGCTCGACGCGGGTTACGGGCTGAAGGTCTTCAACCGCAACGTCGAACGTACCCAGCCGCTGGTGGCCAGGGGAGCGCAGGCCGTGAAACGGCCGGTGCAGGTCGCCCAGGGCAGCGACGCGGTGTTCATGATGGTCAGCGACGCGACCGCCTGCAACGACATGCTCTTCGGCCACGGCGGGCTGATCGAGGCGACGGATGATCTGCTGGTGGTCAACATGAGCACCATCGGGCCCGAGCAATCGCGGGAAATGGCGACCGAGCTCAATCGTCAGGGTAAACAATATCTTGAGGCGCCGGTGACCGGGTCCACGCCGCAGGCCGAGGCCGGCGAGCTGATCGTGTTCGCCGGCGGCGACGCGGCGGATCTGGAGCGCGTGCGCGAGCCGTTGACCAAGATGGCGCAGAGGATCGAACACCTCGGCCCGCTGGGGCACGGCACGGCGGTCAAGCTGATCAATAATATGGTGCTCGGCGTGCACGTGCAGGCGATGGCCGAGGCGTTGGCCGTGGCCAAGAGTTTTGGGCTGGAGCCGCAAAAGATGCTCGATTTGCTGGAACAGGGAGCCGCGTTCAGCCGCATCCAGCAGATCAAGGGACCCAGCGCGCTCGCCGGCGACTTCGCCCCGCGCTTTCCGCTCAAGCATCAGCTCAAAGATCTCAAGCTCGCCGACGAGTGGACGCGGACGATGGAGGTTCCCACGCCGCTGGTGGCGGCGGCGGCCTGGACCTTTGAACGTGCAGAGCGCGACGGACTGGGCGATGAGGACATGAGCGCGATCTGCCGCTATCTGATGCTCGACTGA
- a CDS encoding lysylphosphatidylglycerol synthase transmembrane domain-containing protein: protein MSRISPRAKLLLRWSLRLIGLGLFAWIISRVDVESMGERLSTADPWLALWAVLVTVFVLAVKAWRWKLLLKSLGIEVEYREVLRLYALGWYGGAISPGQLGEFFRIIPLIRRGHPAQDAFLSSLLDRLLDLAMLVLLGLVALYVLLGVPLYWPLGIVLAALASAIAMVVWMRTRGAPLFLERWATRALSRLGEDNAERFRAHLANLIKRPWSVLTVPALLSVLAAAIIALRAVLMGWSLGIDVAWYYLFLAGAGASLMAIVPISIQGIGTRDAAMILLLGAVGVEPEAALSFSLFFLALMLMHGLIGWLTWTFTTDKKAPASPTNG, encoded by the coding sequence ATGAGCCGAATTTCTCCACGCGCCAAGCTGCTGCTGCGCTGGTCGTTGCGGCTGATTGGCCTGGGGCTGTTCGCCTGGATCATCAGCCGGGTCGACGTCGAGTCGATGGGCGAGCGCCTGTCGACGGCCGATCCCTGGCTGGCGCTGTGGGCGGTGTTGGTCACGGTGTTCGTGCTGGCGGTCAAGGCCTGGCGCTGGAAGCTGCTGCTTAAAAGCTTGGGGATCGAGGTCGAGTACCGCGAGGTGCTGCGGCTCTACGCCCTGGGCTGGTACGGCGGCGCGATCAGCCCCGGCCAGCTCGGCGAGTTCTTCCGCATCATCCCGCTAATCCGTCGCGGCCACCCGGCACAGGACGCGTTCCTCAGCTCGCTGCTCGACCGGCTGCTCGATCTGGCGATGTTGGTGCTGCTGGGATTGGTCGCGCTGTACGTACTGCTCGGCGTGCCGCTGTACTGGCCGTTGGGAATCGTGCTTGCCGCGCTGGCGTCAGCAATCGCGATGGTGGTCTGGATGCGCACCCGCGGCGCGCCGCTATTTCTCGAGCGCTGGGCCACGCGCGCGCTTTCGCGTCTGGGCGAGGACAATGCCGAGCGCTTCCGCGCGCACCTGGCGAACCTGATCAAACGCCCGTGGAGCGTGTTGACCGTGCCGGCGCTGCTCTCGGTGCTGGCCGCGGCGATCATCGCCCTGCGCGCGGTGCTGATGGGCTGGTCGCTGGGGATCGACGTGGCCTGGTACTACCTGTTCCTGGCCGGGGCCGGGGCGAGCCTGATGGCGATCGTGCCGATCAGCATCCAGGGAATCGGCACCCGCGACGCGGCGATGATCTTGCTGCTCGGCGCGGTGGGGGTCGAGCCCGAGGCGGCGCTGAGCTTCTCGCTGTTCTTCTTGGCGCTGATGCTGATGCACGGCCTGATCGGCTGGCTGACCTGGACCTTCACCACGGATAAAAAGGCTCCCGCGTCGCCGACCAACGGCTGA
- a CDS encoding thiamine pyrophosphate-binding protein, giving the protein MTGAQALVRTLERLGVQRVFGIPGAQNLELFDELRDAAFDLVLPTHELCAAFMADATGRLTGKPGVLVVVPGPGVTNALTGLAEALLDSAPLLAIFCAVRSDLPKAFQLHQIPQLEVARPLCKEVLRAERVDEVAATIARGYQLACAGEPGPVAVELPFNVFMETGSLGRMPAAPVAPQLDWSKLEQIAARLRAVKRVGIYAGAGAFDASEDLIKLAETLAAPVATTISGKGVIPEDHPLSVGFGYGAFGSPLAQQTFAEVDLVLAVAVKFGEVATGSYGMPDDKPLIHIDINPKVLGANLKPELSLVADAAAALAGLLRILGRKKRERARRLKGQVQGERQAWDKALLTLPESPTDVTPERLVATLRLLLERDAIITTDSGNHMFQMVAGFDVYAPRSFIAPVDYQSMGYGVPAAVAAKLAFRDRQVAACVGDGCFLMTGLEVLTAVRESAPITIVLFNDGKLGLIAQSMRGLYRRETAVVLPQLDYRALAQGLGLDYVLIQSDIEIESGLSRALRSKRSSLVDARVNYERATRYFKGVARANVARTDMPTLLRMGARMVRRMVLGS; this is encoded by the coding sequence ATGACAGGTGCCCAAGCGTTGGTCCGTACGCTCGAGCGGCTGGGAGTCCAGCGCGTCTTCGGCATCCCCGGCGCGCAGAACCTCGAGCTGTTCGACGAGCTGCGCGACGCCGCGTTCGATCTGGTGCTGCCGACCCACGAGCTGTGCGCCGCGTTTATGGCCGACGCCACGGGTCGGCTTACCGGCAAACCCGGAGTGTTGGTGGTGGTCCCGGGGCCGGGAGTGACCAACGCGTTGACCGGGCTGGCCGAGGCGCTGCTCGATTCCGCGCCGCTACTGGCGATCTTCTGCGCGGTGCGCTCCGATCTGCCCAAAGCTTTTCAACTGCACCAGATCCCGCAACTAGAGGTGGCGCGTCCGCTATGCAAAGAGGTGCTGCGGGCCGAGCGCGTGGACGAGGTCGCGGCCACAATCGCTCGCGGCTATCAACTGGCCTGCGCGGGCGAGCCCGGTCCGGTGGCGGTCGAGCTACCGTTCAACGTGTTTATGGAGACCGGCTCCCTGGGTCGGATGCCCGCCGCGCCGGTCGCGCCGCAGCTGGACTGGTCCAAGCTCGAGCAGATCGCGGCCCGGCTGCGCGCAGTCAAGCGCGTCGGGATCTACGCCGGGGCCGGGGCGTTCGACGCGTCCGAGGATCTGATCAAGCTCGCCGAGACACTGGCCGCGCCCGTGGCCACAACGATCTCGGGCAAGGGAGTGATCCCCGAGGATCATCCGCTGAGCGTGGGCTTCGGCTACGGAGCGTTCGGCAGCCCGCTGGCCCAGCAGACCTTTGCCGAGGTCGACCTGGTGTTGGCCGTGGCCGTCAAGTTCGGCGAGGTCGCCACGGGCAGCTACGGCATGCCCGACGACAAGCCGTTGATCCACATCGACATCAATCCCAAAGTGCTCGGCGCCAACCTCAAGCCCGAGCTGTCACTTGTCGCGGACGCCGCCGCGGCGCTGGCCGGGCTGCTCAGGATCCTCGGCCGCAAAAAGCGCGAACGGGCGCGGCGGCTCAAGGGGCAAGTCCAGGGCGAGCGCCAAGCATGGGACAAGGCGCTGCTGACCCTGCCCGAATCGCCCACCGACGTCACGCCCGAGCGGCTGGTGGCCACGCTGCGACTGCTGCTCGAGCGCGACGCGATCATCACCACCGACTCGGGCAACCACATGTTCCAGATGGTGGCCGGGTTTGACGTCTACGCCCCGCGCTCGTTCATCGCGCCGGTGGACTACCAGTCAATGGGCTACGGCGTGCCCGCAGCGGTCGCGGCCAAGCTGGCCTTTCGCGATCGGCAGGTCGCGGCCTGCGTGGGCGACGGCTGCTTTTTAATGACCGGCCTGGAGGTGCTGACCGCGGTGCGCGAGTCCGCACCGATCACGATCGTGCTGTTCAACGACGGCAAGCTGGGGCTGATCGCCCAGTCGATGCGCGGACTGTACCGCCGTGAAACCGCGGTTGTGCTGCCGCAGTTGGACTACCGCGCGCTGGCCCAGGGATTGGGGCTGGACTACGTGTTGATCCAAAGCGACATCGAGATCGAGTCGGGCCTGTCGCGCGCCCTGCGCTCCAAGCGCTCTTCCCTGGTCGACGCCCGGGTGAACTACGAGCGAGCCACCCGCTACTTCAAGGGCGTGGCTCGAGCCAACGTCGCGCGCACCGATATGCCCACCTTGCTTCGCATGGGCGCGCGCATGGTGCGACGGATGGTGCTCGGTTCCTGA